The sequence CTGCTTGTGCCTTTGGATCTGTTTGGAGACTGAAGTGTTTCTGGGGCTTTGAGAGGTTTGAGGTTTAAGAGACCACAGAAGTAATTACACTGATGCTGAATGTGAAACTGCTCAAAAACCTTCGGATTAGCCTCACAAGGAAACCCCTGATACCTGcatcggaaaaaaaaaaaaaagtatgcgtcaagaaaaaacagcatattataGCACTTTAAATTCAACTATAAAGTTTAAACCCATTAAATCACATAAattaccatttaaatgttttgggtcggtaggattttttaatgtttttgaaagaagtctcttaagctcaccaaggctgcatttatttgatcaaaatactgtaaaaacagtaataccatcaaatattacaatttaaaaaaagattttctattttaatatattttaaaatgtaatgtattcctgtaatggtaaagctgaattttctgcattattactccagtcttcagtgtcacatgatccttcagaaatcattctaatatgctgatttcttaatatttcttaatattcttaatatttttgtggaaacgatACACACAACGATTCTATGATgaagaaaacattcaaaagaaatgcatttatgtgaaatatagtttttttgtgACAATGTAAAAATCTTACTTTTGATCAACTTAATGCAATAGAATAttaacttctttcaaaaaaaaataaattttaccaTCAGAAAACCTGAATGAATTGTTCATACAAGTACCCACCCCTTTGACCTGATTGCTATTCCGATATTTGTTAGTATTGTATCAActcctgcaaaaaaaaaacaaaaaacaaaaaaaacaataggaTCAAAGTCATAATTTAAACTAAAACTAGTGAAAAGACATGCAGAATCATTTGTTTTGGATACATTTCTCTAATTTACCCTCAAGTCTGGAGAACAGCACATTTCCATTGGTCCACTGGTGGATCCAGTGCTGGAGAGAAGAACATTTTTGTCCCACCTCTAATTTCTCATTTAATACCAGTGACCTGGTACGATCCATTCCACAATACCGCATATAGACACCCTTAAGCTCTGCCTCCACTGTTGCATAAGGAACGCTGCTTCCTGGCCAGTACAGGAAGTATAGAGGGATTACCctgaaaaatatacataatcaCAGTGACAACACATGTGAGATCAACTAGGATCCTCATATGCTGTTTGACCTTGTGTTACGTCCTGGTAGTTTTGTGcctctgtgtgttttttttttcctttcctcCTCCTTTTTCCTAGGCACGCCTACACGGGACGGTTATTGGTTTGGGAGGCTGCTAATCTTCATCAGCGTGCATGATGGTATGCTACCCGCTGCCAATCCTGTACGGGCGCCAGGGTTTAAAAGAGCGGCTTGACGGACGCGAAGATAGTTTTTGCTTTCCTGTTTTTGTGCTTGTTTAAATCTGCCCTTTTTGTTAAGTTTCTTTGGTGCAATGACACTCTTATGTTGTACAGCTTGGAGTTGtcatttctgttttcttttatttgttttcttatttGTTATTTCGACTGTTATTCCCTTCGCCCTATGGGAAATGGACAGGTAGTATGTCACGTGACGTACATGTTGCAACACTCAGTGATTTCAATGTATAGACACATCAGTTAGAAGTGAGCGCCACTTATGTATGTTCTGTTTGGGTAGAAAGAGTAGGTAAGTTATGCCATTTGACATGCTGAAGACTAAGCGTtatcatttttcttttaataagtTTGGTTAGTTTTGAACTTGAGTTAGCTtgggttttgtttttgttcttttcttttctttggcgccgctttttgtcctttttcccggtttattatttttgtttcttttctatttgtttatgtaaatattgtctttgtttttttttttgttcatgttgttgttttgttactTTGTTAGTACTGTATTATTAACCTTATTATCTCACGCCTCTTCCCTCTTTCTTTGATTGTAAAATAAATTCCGTTTGTTGGCAGTTCTCGTAGCATTTTGTCTTTTGCTACCACCACCCGCACACGCAATGGTCACAATCTCAATGTTACCCCTTCTAACCCTAGACCAAAATTAGGAAGTTATAACATTtaatgggggctcgtccgggatcgTTCAGTCCCGAATCACTTTATAATtgtgatcatttgtgtgtgcgtgtgtgctgGTCGCGATTGACGGAGAGTAGTTTCTGGAATTTCTGGCATCGTACCCATGCGGGGAGGTATTGAAGTGTCATTTGCTTATTGTGCATTATGGAAACGTTTAATTTGCAGAATTTTGTTACTAAACCATCGTTAGGGCAGATTAATTTGTGCAGGAAGCAAGATTTATTGCTGATAGCTGACCACTATAAGATTACTGTTAGCAAACAAGGTCTTAAGAGAGacataaaaagtaaattgtTGCAGTGTCTTTGTGAGTTAAATGTTCTTCCTATGCCAAATACTATAGATGGTGAGTCTAGCGGGAGTGTACGTGTGGGCGACGTTGCTGTGGCAAATCTCAGCCTTATGGATGATGCGGATAAGCGGAGTAGTAGAGCTGATGCCGAGGCGGAGGGGATTGCCGATGCTAAGGCCAGCTTGCCACCATTTGATCCGTTTTCTCCAAGTTCTGTTGATTCAACAGACAGGGCGCGACTGAAAGTCCGCTTGGCTCGTTTGCAATATGAGGCACAAGAGAAAGCCGATGCACGTCAGGCTGAGCTAAATCTGCGTCTGGAGATACGCAGGCTCGAGATTGAGGCTGACAAGCAGGTGAAGCTGCGACAGCTGGATCTGGAGGCAATGAAGGTTGCTAACGGGTCAGCCGCGCAGTCGGATCCAGGTCAGGTCTCTGATGTTTCTCCGCAGACTGATCCATCACAAGTTACATTTGACATAAGTAAGCACACTGCATTAGTACCTCAATTTCGAGAATCTGAAGTAGATTCCTATTTCAGTGCGTTTGAGCGCATCGCTATTTCTCTTCATTGGCCTAAAGAGGTCTGGTCTCTATTATTGCAGTGCAAGTTGATAGGTAAAGCTCAGGAGGTATGCTCTACGTTGTCTCTAGACGAGAGTCTAAAATATGAATCTATGAAGTCTGCTATTCTTCGCGCCTATGAGTTAGTTCCCGAGGCGTATAGGCAGAAGTTTAGAGGACACAGGAAAAATCCTATCCAGACTTTTGTGGAATTTGCAACGGAGAAAGGGATTTTGTTTGATAAGTGGTGCACAGCTACGTAGTAAGGTAAGTGATTTTAACGAGTTACGAGAGCTTGTATTGCTTGAAGATTTTAAGAATTGCTTGCCCGAGCCTGTTGTGATTTATCTAAATGAACAGAAGGTAACTTCGTTACAGTACagtacatataggctactgtaatAAAACTATGGAATGAAATCACATGCTTTGAGCAGAGCTTGGtagagggaaaaaaaacctCACTTACTCCAGTGCTGCACCAAAGCTCTCTATCGTTCTCGTCTCTGCAGCAAAGATCTTGAAGTACTCTCTGGCCATGTTCTGAATTCTACATTCCTATAAATTAGAAATGTACAGTCCTATAAATTAGGAACTTTTGGGAAGAAATTCTAAATATTGTGGGGGATAAAAGTGTTAAAAATTGAGAAGTTTGTTAAGAAATTTACCcagatatttttaaaacttaaaagatCTGTCACCTGTTTTGTGATTTGGAGATTCCTTTCAGCCAAAACAGTCTCCTCTCTGCTCTCATATGCAATAGGGCTCCGCACTTTCATAAAGCATGAGCTGCCTGACTCAAACACAGGATCTAACCCGTAGATCACCTTCAGCCTTCTGGTTTTGTGCTCACATCCCATTCCTACCTGAGCTTCTTCTGTTGTGACACGGCCATAGAACTTTGAGCCCCAGCAGCCTGCATCAGCAAGACCTTTACTAAAGATCAGAGGAGTCATCTCAATCTCCTCCCCAACTacatatgagagagagagagagagagagagagagagagaaatggtaAAGGGACATTTATACAATATGTATACTGAGGGGTCAAAGCACTATAACAGCTGCAATTTTTCTACCTTCCTGGAGCTCCTCACGCAGAAACATATTGGAAAGAACTGTCAACAGATGTAACAGAAAACACTGTCACAATTACAATGAATTCTCTAGAACTAATTTTGTAAGAATTTGAACATATTAGAAAGACTTACACTCTGCACTGAGAAGATACTCTGTGGAATCTTTGCCATAGTCATTGGTAATTGTGCATCTGTAAACACCACAGTCTCTTTTGGACATCCGTATAATAGCCAAGCACACCTGAGCCTCATCTCCTGcactaaaacagaaaacaatatACCAGCAGGCTGCAAAGAATGTTGGTACACATATATTGCATGTAATATGTTGTAAATTGGACGTTTTGTCATATGACACCACTGATGATAGCATTAAGGCTTGAAGCACTGGATAACACTAGGGGTCAGTAAAACTCTAGGAGTGCCTTACCTTCTCTTTATCTCTGAGATCTCCACCTCATCCTTGTACCACCTTATTGTTGAGTCACTTACTATGTTGAAAAACTGACACCAGAGTTTTAGATGTCCAGAGGCGTCAAACACCTCTGGTCGGATTTTACGGATAACCTGTGGAACTGCAGGGAAGGAGACAGAGAAATGGAAATATAGGGGGATAACAAAGTGCCAAAATGGTGAGGTGCACAGCTTCCAAAGAAAAAGTGAGCAAAAGCCATCAGCAACACAAAGGCCATGAAGGGAATGCATAAAATGAAATGTGTGCCCAAATATCTGAATGTAATTGTGGCAAAAGCTACTATACTTAATGACACGTCATTGTTTTACGGTCAAACACACCATTACATGGCAAGCATTATTGAAAGTTCAGCTTTTCTGTCCATTGTGAACCATTTGTCTACACTATTAATTGAAAATAACTGATGTAATTGTGTGTTCATTCCTATGATATCTTTACCTTTGAACTGgttttctttgtctttctctGTTGATTTGGGCTTAATGTCTTCATTTCCCGCAGGTTTTGGGAGGTCAGCCGGGACACTCTTCCGGGTGAGACGAGGGGAGTACGTTTCTAATGGTGTCTTCAGTGGTGAGTTACTGACTGATTGTAATGAAGATTCAGGTTGTGTTTTCAAAGATAATTTGTCCCCCTGATATGCATCTCTATTTGCTTCATCAAGACAAATGGCCAGTCCTATTTCACTTGTCTCTGTTTTAGTGCTGGGTAATGTAGTCTTTTGATTCGTCCTGGTGGCAGGTTCACTGTTGGCAGCAGTAGAGTTGTCCTGATGGTCTGTATTCTTCAGTGGGATTGATACCTTCACTGCAGAattttcttcctccccatatttaACATTGTCTTTAGAATTGATATGTGTTGTAGCATTGAACGTGGCTCTGGTGGAACTTTGATTTGACATCTCAAGGTCCAATGCAGCTGATTTCAATTGTTTTATGAAGTATTCAGAATCAGTTTTCAGATTTAGATCTGTTTTTGGAAGACGACTGGTTTCAGTTAAGTCGGACTCATTTGTGCTTTTGTCGTCATTAGGACATTGCGTAGTAACCTCTGAAAGCCTAATAAAACCTGTTGCAACATTCTCAGTGGAACAGTCACTTGATGATTCAGCTCCTTGAATCAGGTTTTCTTGACTTAGTGGCAGTTGATCAGGCTTGCTGACTTCAGAAGTTTGTGAACGTAGGGAAAGATCAAATTTCTCATCACACAGACCTTCAGATTCCAAAATGGCtgtggttttgtttgtttgactgACAGTGTTGCTATTTGTCACATTAGAGGTTACTGCATTTGCTTCAGTTCTGATTTGAACAATATCTGATTTATTAATAGCACACTTGCATACAGTTTTGTCTGTATTGTCCACATGTCCAGATGTGCTGTCCACATCTGTAATATATATTGCAGGAATGGTAAATTCTGTTGGTAAAGCTTTTGAATGTTGGGAGAGGAATGTAGAGGGGCCAGAATGATCATTGCCTTTTTTTGCAGAGTAACTCTGCATCTTGTGATCGGCTGATACAGGTACTTCAAACGTGGTAACTTTAGATTGTTCCTGTGTGTCCATTTTAGCAACACTGTCTGTAGCTACTAGAGAAGAGCTCTCACACTCTCCGGCTGTAGTatcttttatttcaactttagAAATAGAGGAGCTATTCATGCTCTGTGGTTGCACCACATTGGAGCTTAACATGCCAGTTTGTACAAACTCTGTGACAATGACTTGAATTGTGGAATGGTTTGAGATTGCCGTCGATTCTTCTTTTGAAATGCTGTTCTGTACAGGcacatttgtatttgtattgatGTTTGTCATCTCATTTTCTTCCATACTGTTCAAAGACATAGATGAAGGTTTTGTTTCCCCCTTAGGTTTGTCAGACTCTTTGACAAGTTGgttttcagctttgccatccTTCCCACACACACTGGTTAATGTGTCATCTCCTAATGAGGAACTCATAGCTGTTGTAACTTGGCCAtcatgaagcatgtgtgaaACATGACCTGAGGAGATTTTCTCACTCGGCTGAGTGTTTTGAGGGCCTGTGACAAGTGTACTGCTCTTTGTTGATGCCACAGTCTGGTTACCTGCTCTCAACTTCTCTCCTTGTGATGGAAGGTGGCAGGAACTGAGTGTGTCCGTAACACTCGCAGTGACCTCACACATCAATGGGGGTTGCTCCTTTAACTTCTTGGCCACTTCTTTATGAAAAGGAGGAATATCTTCATGAATTGGTGGCTCTGTGGGCTTTGTGTGAGTATCACCTGCAGCCTGAAATCATAGAATTTTGAATTCGATTATTATCTTCAgaagacttaaagggatagttcaaccaaaaataaaaattatgtcatcatttacccacctttatgttgttccaaagctgtctaacttttatttcttttgtggaacacataagatatttttttttttttatgtaatgaaaGATTTTTATTGGACAATACACTTTAAAagtttaagatttttaaatatattcttttaagtctcttatgctcagcaaggctgcatttatttaataaaaaatacagtaatattgtgaaatatttgacagttttaaaaaaagtgttttctattttaatatattttaaaatttaatttacttttttttatttttcagcagccattattccagtcttcattgtcatgcgattctttagaaatcattctaatatgctgatttggtgctcaagaaacatatgttattatatataaatattgaaaacagttgtttttggaaatcatgatacatttttcaggattacTTGATGAACAGAAATTTATCTGACAGAAAACTATTGTAACACTGCAaaggtctttactgtcacttttggtcaatttaatgcatccttggggaatgcattaaattgtatgaaaaaaacactaagatcttcttttgtgttccacagacaaaaaacaacaaaaaaagtcctacaggtttggaatgacaaaaGTCAGAAAAAGATGACAAATTTCTTTTTGGAGTAAATTATAATCCCTTTAATGTATACCAtataccaatatatatatattctcgtggacctatttacattttatatttaaaaaaattcaagagATTCAAACATTTCTTTTATGGAAAGCTAATTTACTCATTCCACACAATTAAACCATATACTGGTTCTGTTGCACTAATGCCAGATCCCTGACCACTGTAAATCTGCAGGGAGATTCTCCCTCTTAGCACTTGAGTCCTTAATCTAAAATCAACAGAGCATTATATTAGCTGAACCTCTGTAATATTAGCACTCGATTATCTCTCATTTAGCTAGGATAAGAGAAAGAACAAGAGTAAGAGAGAAAATAAGTGGATTCAACATTACTTTGTTTGACAGACCCCAATATTAGATCATGTGAATGCCCtaattactgtacatgattACAAGTTAGAATGAGAAGCCACCTGTTTTCAGTTGACTACGTCTATCTTTGCTTCTTATTTAGCATCTATTGCCTTGGGGAAGCTGTTGCACTGGCCATATTTAGAGAGTATTTTAAGGCTTTATGAGATCAGAGGGGAATGTGGGATATTAAAAGGAGAGCAGCTGGTCTGTCCACAGCACTTACGGCTTACACAGTAAAGTTGTATTATTTTGTATCTACTTTTAAAACGCCATGTAGCAACAGGTGATTTAGGACAGCAAACATATCTGATGGATCTCAGGATCTCTTTACTTCTGTGTGCCCTGGAGCCACAAAGTGCGTGATGGGAATATTAACATTGTCTGTGACCCTATTTGTGCGTCATTTAAGATGGGTCTTGTCACATCATCAAAGTCATGCTTGTGGCTCTATTTATAGTTTATGATTGTGGCTGAGGGGGGTTACTGGTCTCACTACCGCTGGGAACATTACACTCGCATGAGGTCACGGCCAGAGCATGAGGAAACACTCACCAAGCCCCTAAGAGAGCATGCAGATGCATTCCTCTTCCCTGTGTCCACACTGACGTCATTCCCACCACAAGAATGAGACAAGATCCTCACACATATACTTACTGGATTTCTATTCCCGTGGTCATCAAAATCCATGAGCTTGTTGTCTATAAATCTGGGATTACTGTTCTGGATAGTATCTAGAGCTTGAAGTGACTCCGTTAGCTTCGTGTTTTCGTCCACCTTGTTTGTCTGGGTTGTCATGGAAACCTTCAATTCTGGTCGTTTCTGGGTTGCAATGGGCTTTTGAGCTCTCTTTGATTCTGAGGGACTTTCCTTTGCATTctctgactgtttttcactcTTTCTTGTGTCTGTTATGTCCATTTTCTTTCTAGATTCAGTCACTGTGGGGATCTGAGCATCCTGAGCTCTCTTTGATTCTTCAGAGGCACTTTTGTTTACTTTTACTGACTGCTtctcattcatttttctgtctgTTATGTCCATTTTCTTTCTAGATTCAGTCACTGTGGTGATCTGAGCATCCTGAGCTCTCTTTGAATCTTCAGAGGCACTTTTGTTTACTTTTACTGACTGCTtctcattcatttttctgtctgTTATGTCCATTTTCTTTCTAGATTCAGTCACTGTGGTGATCTGAGCATCCTGAACTCTCTTTGATCCTTCAGAGGCACTTTTGTTTACTtcttctgactgtttttcagtAGTTTTTGTGTCCATTATGACCATTTCGGTTCTAGATTCAGTCACTGAGGAAATATGAGCACCTTCAGCTCTCTTTGATTCTTCTGAGGCACTTTTGTTTACTTTTACTGACtgcttttcattcatttttgtgtCTCTTATGTCCATTTCATTTCTAGATTCAGTCACTGAGGTGATCTGAGCACCTTGAGCCCTCTTTGATTCGTTTGAGGGACTTTTGTTCACTTTCActgactgtttttcatttatttttctatctGTTATATCCATTTTGGTTCTAGATTCAGTCACTGAGGTGATCTGAGCACCTTGAGCTGTCTTTGATTCTTCTGCGGCACTTTTGTTTACTTTTACTGActgtttttcattcatttttgtaTCCGTTATTACCATTTTGGTTCTAGATTCAGTCACTGAGGCGATCTGAGCACCTTGAGCTCTCTTTGATTTTTCTGAGACACTTTTGTTTACTTTTACTGACTGcttttctttaatttttgtgtctatgtccattttatttttagattcaATCACAGTAGTGATCTGAGCACCTTTAGCTCTCTTTGATTCTTCTGAGAcacttttatttacttttactgactgcttttcattcatttttgtgtCTGTTATGTCCATTTTCTTTCTAGATTCAGTCACTGTGGCGATCTGAGCGACTGTGTTCTGTACCTCCATCTTCTCATTGGAAGTCACTTTCTCATTCATCAGCTCTTCCCTTCTTCCAGTTGGTCTGTTTTCCTTGCTTATCTCTGTTGCAGCTGTTGAAATTTTGAGCTTCTTCTTGACATAATGCTCGTTAGTCTGTTTGCTGGAGGCATTATGCACAGTATCATTGATATATGTAAGCCCCTCGCTGTCTTTGTCTCTGTTTGCGATCATTTCAGAGTTTGAGATGCCATGGAAAGGTGCTGCTGCTGACACTTGATCAGGAGCAGCTAGTCGGTCCTCTGCTGGAGGTGTTTGACTGAGAGCATCCACCTCCATGACTTTCTCCTCTGAAGGGATGGTCTCTATTGCCCTGGTCTCCATGGGGGACCTGCGTTTTCTCTGGGCTCTTTCAGGACTGCTCATCCTGTCATGCTCAAAGGCAGCTGGGACATTCTCTTTGCCTATATTGCGCTGCTCCTCCTGCTCATGGCGACGGTTCTCGTTTCGCAGTTTAAGCTTCGCAAAGTAATTTTGATGAATCTTAAACTCGCTCATTGTTCCGACCTCCAACACACCTGAACATGACACAATGCCTCGACTGTTCTGTGCTGATGCTTGGTAAATTGCAGCATCCTCCAGAGTACAGCTAAGATAGAAATAAGCACTGTAAATGTTcactaaatatttaaaagaagaaaaaaggttCTCAGAAAACAGCATACTTGTatatttggagtgtgtgtgtcttgTCATCTCGTGAAATTTCATATTTGGGAAGGCCGCAGTATCTGTCAAGCTGTATGTCATCTTTGTACCATGTCACTTCAGGGACTGGGTAGCCTGCAAATGTAACggtcaaaaacaaaaactggtGAACATAAAGTCTGAACCACCTTAGTAATGTTCCATTATACTGTACAATGCATTCACTTGCTTTGATGGAATACCTGAGACCACACAGCTGAACTTGACGTTAGTGTCTTCAGACACAGCTTTGGATTTTAAGGTGGACTCAAATGTTGGCTGTATCTCCTCAGTTAACTGAGCCATGACACTGCAGAGAGTGCTCCTAAAATGGagataaatatataattgatCTTATGCTTAATTTACATTGGTTATAGGTGagactatattaaaataagtgGAATATGTATAACCAACACTTTGTATAAATTAGCTGAGAAGGTGCTGTGTGACTGACTGTAGATTGCAGGTAATTCAGATGTTACCGCATCATTAAACGTGCAGTATGCAAGAaatctgtccgctagaggtcgctagaggcctattcaaaacaaaggcgtagcttgatgacgccacgtttgagtgcggaatcttgggacatgtggtctccatctctaCGGACGGTGGAAAAGAacagggataggactcgggaagaaaacatgttcatggatgcgattattaacgttactgtagtataaagcagagcaggaccgagtgttttgggagctgaacgaggccgctggagcgattgcgcaacacacgcctcacgagcagcagaacttttattatgacacagtcgccggcgccacttccgcttttctggtcatgagcatgagtatgaggtaacgcagctctgtttatcatgttagatacatttgagagtgttgaaaattataacgttgtgcgttcgctcagcggctgctgtgagagagattgttgcacactgcagtaagctagatcgattttagaatatcatattaaatattggatggcttgtgttgataaatggcatgcagttcattttaaaatgtattgtatgatggagaaaatgctgtatcactgttactaaaaataaagctgcatctgattatgctgttagctacttcacaaaatagtgtttttctctgaagcatggtaaagcatggtactcgcaaaaaaacaataagactaaacatgttgagctatataacaataattaatttttctgtctataaatatatcaaaacagttgttcccttgtctattaaaacgtgtaatattttaaagcgtctttggtgtttccatggtttctacaaaataaaaccggaaaccgagggtaacacgggtatgacgcaattgtcAGGTGACTCCTCACATgacccggagccttggttaaaattgcaattttctcacgatttacaaatagttggaaacatttgggatattgtaattactcaagtgaacaaaatatataacactggcctagtggtttttggatattttactgcaaaaatattacatattgcacctttaatgtgtttATCATTAGCATTTTCTTAATATCTTACATTGACTTCACAGATTGGGTGTTTATTCTATGTTCcttctgtgttttatttttgttgcatgaagatgacattaaaaagaaacttagtcttttaaacttttttttgccataacttcataatttattcatttttaaatgcattttatgtataGATAAtatggtttatatatatatatatatatatatatatatatatatatatatatatatatatatttgtgattttaaaggggctatatataagaattttcaaGTATTAATCACTTGTTTTATTGACAATGTATTAAGTGAACAGCTTGTA is a genomic window of Megalobrama amblycephala isolate DHTTF-2021 linkage group LG3, ASM1881202v1, whole genome shotgun sequence containing:
- the alpk3b gene encoding alpha-protein kinase 3 isoform X2; amino-acid sequence: MSSRRLMNRSLSSDGRSYYSASDTPSQNRSAGCRSYLSSVRSESRSTLCSVMAQLTEEIQPTFESTLKSKAVSEDTNVKFSCVVSGYPVPEVTWYKDDIQLDRYCGLPKYEISRDDKTHTLQIYNCTLEDAAIYQASAQNSRGIVSCSGVLEVGTMSEFKIHQNYFAKLKLRNENRRHEQEEQRNIGKENVPAAFEHDRMSSPERAQRKRRSPMETRAIETIPSEEKVMEVDALSQTPPAEDRLAAPDQVSAAAPFHGISNSEMIANRDKDSEGLTYINDTVHNASSKQTNEHYVKKKLKISTAATEISKENRPTGRREELMNEKVTSNEKMEVQNTVAQIATVTESRKKMDITDTKMNEKQSVKVNKSVSEESKRAKGAQITTVIESKNKMDIDTKIKEKQSVKVNKSVSEKSKRAQGAQIASVTESRTKMVITDTKMNEKQSVKVNKSAAEESKTAQGAQITSVTESRTKMDITDRKINEKQSVKVNKSPSNESKRAQGAQITSVTESRNEMDIRDTKMNEKQSVKVNKSASEESKRAEGAHISSVTESRTEMVIMDTKTTEKQSEEVNKSASEGSKRVQDAQITTVTESRKKMDITDRKMNEKQSVKVNKSASEDSKRAQDAQITTVTESRKKMDITDRKMNEKQSVKVNKSASEESKRAQDAQIPTVTESRKKMDITDTRKSEKQSENAKESPSESKRAQKPIATQKRPELKVSMTTQTNKVDENTKLTESLQALDTIQNSNPRFIDNKLMDFDDHGNRNPVSICVRILSHSCGGNDVSVDTGKRNASACSLRGLAAGDTHTKPTEPPIHEDIPPFHKEVAKKLKEQPPLMCEVTASVTDTLSSCHLPSQGEKLRAGNQTVASTKSSTLVTGPQNTQPSEKISSGHVSHMLHDGQVTTAMSSSLGDDTLTSVCGKDGKAENQLVKESDKPKGETKPSSMSLNSMEENEMTNINTNTNVPVQNSISKEESTAISNHSTIQVIVTEFVQTGMLSSNVVQPQSMNSSSISKVEIKDTTAGECESSSLVATDSVAKMDTQEQSKVTTFEVPVSADHKMQSYSAKKGNDHSGPSTFLSQHSKALPTEFTIPAIYITDVDSTSGHVDNTDKTVCKCAINKSDIVQIRTEANAVTSNVTNSNTVSQTNKTTAILESEGLCDEKFDLSLRSQTSEVSKPDQLPLSQENLIQGAESSSDCSTENVATGFIRLSEVTTQCPNDDKSTNESDLTETSRLPKTDLNLKTDSEYFIKQLKSAALDLEMSNQSSTRATFNATTHINSKDNVKYGEEENSAVKVSIPLKNTDHQDNSTAANSEPATRTNQKTTLPSTKTETSEIGLAICLDEANRDAYQGDKLSLKTQPESSLQSVSNSPLKTPLETYSPRLTRKSVPADLPKPAGNEDIKPKSTEKDKENQFKVPQVIRKIRPEVFDASGHLKLWCQFFNIVSDSTIRWYKDEVEISEIKRSAGDEAQVCLAIIRMSKRDCGVYRCTITNDYGKDSTEYLLSAEFLSNMFLREELQEVGEEIEMTPLIFSKGLADAGCWGSKFYGRVTTEEAQVGMGCEHKTRRLKVIYGLDPVFESGSSCFMKVRSPIAYESREETVLAERNLQITKQECRIQNMAREYFKIFAAETRTIESFGAALEVIPLYFLYWPGSSVPYATVEAELKGVYMRYCGMDRTRSLVLNEKLEVGQKCSSLQHWIHQWTNGNVLFSRLEGVDTILTNIGIAIRSKGYQGFPCEANPKVFEQFHIQHQCNYFCGLLNLKPLKAPETLQSPNRSKGTSSPLLQRRTAPSSSSPQTSRKVTKSPKVSRKLNPQNST